AACGTTACCTTGGCCATTAAACCCGTGCAGTTGATTTAATTTGTAAACAATGCACCTTAACCATGCACAAAATGGTAACAGCAGCCATTGCAATCCAAACCTATTAGCTAGCCTACTAAATGTAGCTAGAACAGTGCACCTTAGCAGTGGTGTAATGTACTAAAGAAGTTTgagggtatctgtacttcactttactatttatatttttgactacttttaccacattcctaaagaaaataatgtttttactccatacattttccttgacacccaaaagtaatcGTTACAGTTTGAATGCTAAGTAGGACAGGGaagtggtccaattcacgcacttaacATAACATCCCTTGTGATCCATACTGGCTCAGATCTGGCAAACTCACTGAACACACACaattcgtttgtaaattatgttggagtgtgcctatccgtgaaaaataaaataaaatggtgccatctggttagtctaatatgaggaattttaaataatttaaacttctacttttgatacttaagtatattttaaaccaaatacttttagacttttactcaagtaggattttactgggtgacttttacttgtcgtttctattaaggtatctttacttttactcaagtatgacaattgggtactttttccaccactacaTTTGAATGGGAGTTTTGACAGATATTGACAATTGGCCTTTTAAATAATAGATGACAAGACTGATAGGTGACAAGATTAACCCTTCATGatgttttaagaaaatacagCCTATTTGTTGCAGATGAACCTTGCTCTTGGATGCAAACAATATTTATTAATATCAAATGAACTCTTTTGCACACAGGTCTACACTAATGTTGACTGGATACAAGAATGTTTTCCAGAGAATTCTGTCATTGACCTGCAGAAGGAGCTACCACGAAAGCATCTCTCAAACACTCGCTTGTTCCACTTTCTCTTCTCACTCCAAATTGTCTGCCCTTCGCTCATCCTTTTTTTCTGACCCCTCTCATTGTAATATTAGGTCTTATCAGCTTTCTACCCATCTCCATCTCTGTCATTGCTACTCTTTTTCGTGCTCCCTTTCCCATTCTTCTCGTACAACAGGTCCAATGGATTTAAAGGAGGTTCTCAAGGTTCTGGAGGAGCTCGCCCCTCTATCACTGGCAGAGTCCTGGGATAACGTTGGCCTATTAGTTGAGCCCATTAAATGTCGGCCTATCAAAACCATCCTGTTAACCAATGACCTGACCGATTCTGTCATGTCGGAAGCAGAAGCCATGAACTGCGATCTCATCATCTCTTACCACCCCCCGCTGTTTCATCCAATCAAGTGCTTGGTTTCAAAGAACTGGAAGCAGCGATTGGCTATCCGGGCGATTACGGCTGGAATAGCAGTGTTTTCTCCTCACACCTCTTGGGACAGCGTCAAAGGAGGCGTGAATGACTGGCTGGTTGGAGGAGTTGGTAAGAGACTGctgtcagtgtttcccctagcttTATAATAAGCAAAGTGGACTGCTGTAGCTCTGTTTTGGGCTTCAACAACTGCTCAATATTGTAAACGTTGGTGTGAGAGGTCCTGGATGTTATTATGCTGCTTTGTTGGTCCATTATGGTAAAGGAGAAACTGGTTTTTGGGTATGGTGAGTATGAAAAAAAAGTGGTATAAGCCTATAGTACTCCCAAATTGGGTTGTTGTTCACTTACTATCAAATCAAATAGTGCTTATGCAGCCGATGttaaattgctagctagttagcggttgTGCGCGCTtgtggcgtttcaatcggtgacgtcacttgctctgagaccttgaagtagtggttccccttgctctgcaagggctgcggcttttgtggagcgatgggtagcgatgcttcgagggtgactcttgacgtgtgcagagcgtccctggttcgcgcccaggtcggggcgagggaacggacgtaaagtctatactgttacacttagGCTATAAGATTGAGTGCTTTATTATATCTGGGACCTTTTACACTCAGGATATGCGCTATGAAAGTGACGCAGAATTTTCCAAGAACTCGTTTTTGAACTTTTGCATGCTTTTTGAATGGTCTTCAATGGGCAAAAACGTAGCGCAATGGTTTTGAGCTCAAAAACCCCCAAAAGGCATCTGGCAGATGTAAACTCATCCACAAATATAGTTTTATATACCTATTTAAGGTATTTAAGGTAAGGACTGTGTTTTCACAAATTGTATTAGAATTTTCAAGCCCAATCCAAAGATTAGGGTAGGATGATGTCACTTTCACAGTTTATTGAAGATGTGTATAGAGTGTCATATTTGTTCTACTCAAATTATCTGAATGTTCTGGAGTGTTCTCCCCACCTGAATAAGTTCATGATGTTTGAAAAGCACTGCGGAGTAACGAGTGCTGTTTCTGTTGTCTTGCTCAGGGAGTGGCAAAGTTTCGGTGTTGAGTCAAGCCTTCAGTAGCGCCCCCCAGAGCCACAAACTGGAGTTTACAACCAGGAGTCAGGAGCAGCTCAACACCATCATGGCAGAACTGAAGGGGACGAATAGCGGTATCAATTTACAGCACACAACTGTCAGGTACTGGATACTCTGtcagtttgtgtgtgcgtgcttaaATCTGTAtacacctcttcactgttgtttACACTGTTACTGTACATatctcctccatctgtctctagcTCTGAAACTGATGGCTTCTTCATAAGTCTGATCTGTCCAGACTCAGGGCTGACCCCCAGTGTTCAAACTCTGTTACAACACGCCACTCCCAGCCAGTCTCTCAGTATCCTTCAAGTAAAAAAGGTATAGTACTgctgctagcctggtcccagatctgtttgtgctgtatagccatctcctatggtcattgtcatgggAAATATGACCATAGCAGTTGGCAAAACAACAAACAGACCTGGGGCCATATGTATCCAGCGTATTACACCCTAACACACAAAGTGGACAGTTTGGTCAGAGTGCTGATGTAAGATAatttttgccttttagatcataatggctgatatttttttcattaattggTATTTTGATCAATCAGATCAattctgaaaaatatctgatgtgaaaggatctgatgtgattggttaaagaaccaattagtggaaaagatatcagaattgggctacctGTGTCAACGCAAGATAAGATTACATGGAAAGGGGAAGGCAGACTGTATATCAGCATGCTTGACAGGGATTAACATTTAAATGAGTATTTTTTTTGGTTGCCCGAAGATTGACCACTTGCGCAAaaaatgtaaattagatatttacaCGCAGTAGTGCCATATATTGACAGCCATTCATCTACACACGGGAGAAATCAGAAAGATCAGTGCTGGaattctttatattttggttgtTATCAGTAAAACATTTCTCAGAGCTGGCTCAACTTGCCCGACTGCCGTCTGTCTTTTACTTAAACAATGGGAAacagaaatatcagttttaggcTACTAGAGGTCTTTGCAGTTTGGTTGTTTGAACTTATTTTATCACCTGCCCAATGGGGCAACCTCAGAGCAGGCCCCAGGCAATAGGACAACACTTAATGTGCTTGATAAATATCCCCTGGGATCATATTCCTGCTATCCCGAATCAATAGGCTTAGCTTGCCACAGTGTGAATAGGACTGGAATTGAACTTCAATGAATTTTACTAAATGTTTTCACTCTTTTTACGTGTGACATcttattcattagtgcacactagCAAAACAAAAAGTTCAGgcagtccctccctgtttgtctgttttaTTCCTCTTGGTGCCTAGTGAATACGACCCTGGCTGTTTCTCACCCTGTAGCGTCCTCTCCCAGGCTACGGCCAAGGGCGACTAAGTGTTTTGGACGAGCCCGTAACTGTGGCGGCAGCCGTCCAGCGAATGAAATCACACCTGGGTTTGAATCACCTTCGACTGGCCCTCGGAGCCCAGCAAACTTTAGGTGAGTGAGAAGTCTAAACAAACATCTATGTCTTCCTTTTTGTTACCGGATTACTAACttgtatgcgtcccaaatggcacactattccctatatagtgccctgatcaaaagtagctATAAAGTAGTGACAGGAGGATACCAATTTCGCGATACGTGTttttctttaggaaaacagccctaatgtcattatgttgtcatccagagtcacatttatttattttttgatatagcacacaatattttacatacagcaggtttttaaaggaccaaagtgTTTGCTCttctttttgtttatttttgccatggaaaaaatattgcgatactggtattgtCCCAGCCTTACtctaaagagaatagggtgccgtttgggggACACACCATGTCttttaattatactgaacaacgattttactgaattacagttcatagaaggaaatcagtcaattgaaataaataaattagtccataatctatggatttcttcATGACTGGGCAGGACGGCATaggcccatccacttggcaaccaggccaacccactggggagccaggcctagccaatcagaatgagtttttcccccacaaaagggctttattacaggtTGAGCGGTTGTGaagccagttggatgtactgacaaattctctaaaacaacgttgaaggcagcttatggtagagaaa
This window of the Oncorhynchus clarkii lewisi isolate Uvic-CL-2024 chromosome 16, UVic_Ocla_1.0, whole genome shotgun sequence genome carries:
- the LOC139368278 gene encoding NIF3-like protein 1; this translates as MLTGYKNVFQRILSLTCRRSYHESISQTLACSTFSSHSKLSALRSSFFSDPSHCPMDLKEVLKVLEELAPLSLAESWDNVGLLVEPIKCRPIKTILLTNDLTDSVMSEAEAMNCDLIISYHPPLFHPIKCLVSKNWKQRLAIRAITAGIAVFSPHTSWDSVKGGVNDWLVGGVGSGKVSVLSQAFSSAPQSHKLEFTTRSQEQLNTIMAELKGTNSGINLQHTTVSSETDGFFISLICPDSGLTPSVQTLLQHATPSQSLSILQVKKRPLPGYGQGRLSVLDEPVTVAAAVQRMKSHLGLNHLRLALGAQQTLESIVSTVAVCAGSGGSVLNGVKADLYITGEMSHHEVLDSVAAGASVILSDHSNSERGFLAVFKKRLAGHLSNSVTVALSRADRDPLEVV